In Zingiber officinale cultivar Zhangliang chromosome 11B, Zo_v1.1, whole genome shotgun sequence, a single window of DNA contains:
- the LOC122033782 gene encoding probable aspartic protease At2g35615 translates to MAAISTFFRLLLLISFVPSVFPQDTVFDVELVHRDSPKSPLYNSSMTPFDQLQAAVVRSVNRASYFDKRIDMNTSIDIELDLKYSGGEFLMRFGLGTPNLQYVFGFIDTGNYLNWVDCAGCQCFNLSGAQFYPYESLSYNKLPCNSDECNSLRLGRCNKDKMCQYHVTFGDGSNIDGIFSSETLSFTSLDTNQTTSFPNILFGCNFRSLHTKMEDPGSSIGLSPNSPSLINQLAPKYISKYFSYCLDVLNGASRLFLGRGKQTITGTTMVTPLMTQDNFYAVQLNAISIPQEFAVFLPKRSVLRAGNIIFDSGSAMTILDTEVMGRLVTELTYYVSLPTVKAGSMKLCFNVLSTEDEEDLPGLWFSFAGTSGNFRVRPENVFRWYNPHVKCMVIVETSGLQVFGNIMQQDVLVGHDLDKMELTIIEKQCTEL, encoded by the coding sequence TAGTACCTTCTTCCGCCTCCTCCTACTAATCTCCTTCGTGCCATCCGTTTTCCCTCAAGACACTGTCTTCGACGTCGAGCTGGTCCACCGTGACTCTCCCAAGTCGCCACTGTACAACAGCTCGATGACACCCTTTGATCAACTGCAGGCCGCCGTCGTTCGCTCGGTCAACCGAGCTAGCTACTTTGACAAGCGCATCGACATGAACACCTCCATCGACATAGAGCTCGACTTGAAATACTCTGGCGGGGAATTCTTGATGAGGTTCGGCTTGGGCACGCCAAATTTGCAATATGTGTTCGGCTTCATCGACACCGGCAACTACCTAAACTGGGTTGACTGCGCTGGTTGCCAATGCTTCAACTTATCTGGTGCCCAATTCTATCCTTATGAATCCCTCTCCTACAACAAGTTACCTTGCAATTCTGATGAGTGCAACAGCCTTAGACTGGGTCGTTGCAATAAAGATAAGATGTGCCAGTACCATGTGACCTTCGGCGACGGCTCCAACATCGACGGAATTTTCTCCTCGGAAACCTTGAGTTTCACCTCATTAGATACGAACCAAACTACCTCctttccaaatattttatttggTTGCAACTTTCGATCCTTGCACACCAAAATGGAAGACCCTGGTAGCTCCATTGGGTTGAGCCCCAATTCGCCATCTTTGATCAATCAGCTCGCACCTAAGTATATCAGCAAGTACTTCTCCTATTGTCTGGACGTGCTCAATGGGGCCAGCAGGCTCTTCTTGGGACGTGGTAAACAGACAATCACCGGAACGACAATGGTCACACCGCTCATGACGCAAGACAACTTCTACGCTGTACAGCTTAACGCCATCTCGATCCCACAAGAGTTTGCTGTCTTCCTTCCTAAGAGGTCCGTGTTGAGGGCCGGCAACATCATCTTCGACTCTGGCAGCGCCATGACCATACTGGACACTGAAGTGATGGGTCGGTTGGTGACGGAATTGACGTATTACGTTAGCTTGCCGACTGTGAAGGCGGGCTCAATGAAATTGTGCTTCAATGTGTTATCGACAGAGGATGAGGAGGATTTGCCAGGGTTGTGGTTCTCATTTGCTGGGACATCGGGGAACTTCAGGGTGAGGCCTGAAAACGTGTTTAGGTGGTATAATCCGCATGTGAAATGCATGGTGATAGTAGAAACGAGTGGTCTACAAGTCTTTGGGAATATTATGCAGCAAGATGTTTTGGTTGGACATGATCTAGATAAAATGGAATTGACCATTATAGAGAAACAATGCACTGAGTTATAA